One genomic segment of Tursiops truncatus isolate mTurTru1 chromosome 11, mTurTru1.mat.Y, whole genome shotgun sequence includes these proteins:
- the ITGA7 gene encoding integrin alpha-7 isoform X8, translated as MAGTPGRDPWGAPGICYLLGSLLVGLLFPGAVAFNLDVMGALRKEGEPGSLFGFSVALHRQLQPGPQSCPSTLCLVPRTWAWAALGRWPPTPAAAPPCRLLVGAPQALALPGQQANRTGGLFACPLSLEETDCYRVDIDRGADVQKESKENQWLGVSVRSQGPGGKIVTCAHRYEARQRVDQTLETRDVIGRCFVLSQDLAVRDELDGGEWKFCEGRPQGHEQFGFCQQGTAAAFSPDSHYLLFGAPGTYNWKGTARVELCVQGSADLAHLDDGPYEAGGEKEQDPRLIPVPANSYFGFSIDSGKSLVRAEELSFVAGAPRANHKGAVVILRKDSASRLVPEVMLSGERLTSGFGYSLAVADLNNDGWTDLVVGAPYFFERQEELGGAVYVYMNQGGHWAGVSPLRLCGSPDSMFGISLAVLGDLNQDGFPDLAVGAPFDGDGKVFIYHGSSLGLVVKPSQVLEGEAVGIRSFGYSLSGGLDVDGNRYPDLLVGSLADTAVLFRARPVLHVSHEVSILPRSIDLEQPNCASGHSVCMDLRVCFSYIASPSSYSPAVALEYTIDGDTDRRLRGQVPRVTFLSRGPDDPKHQASGTVWLKHQHDRVCGDTMLQLQENVKDKLRAIVVTLSYSLQTPRLRRQAPAQGLPPVAPILNAHQPSTQRTEIHFLKQGCGEDKVCQSNLQLVHARFCTRVSDTEFQPLPMDADGTTALFALSGQPVIGLELKVTNLPSDPAQPQADGDDAHEAQLLVTLPASLHYSGVRALDPAEKPLCLSNENASHVECELGNPMKRGAQATFYLILSTSGITIETTELEVELLLATISEQELRPVSARARVFIELPLSITGVAIPQQLFFSGVVRGESAMQSERDVGSKVKYEVTVSNQGQSLKTLGSAFLNIMWPHEIANGKWLLYPMRVELEGGQGPGTRGLCSPRPNVLHLVRLRRGCGQQGQEAAGAGAAGATGASRAAGAQHVLVASVLC; from the exons ATGGCAGGGACTCCGGGCCGCGATCCATGGGGGGCCCCTGGCATTTGTTACCTTCTTGGCTCCCTGCTTGTCGGACTGCTCTTCCCAGGGGCTGTCGCCTTCAATCTGGACGTGATGGGCGCCCTGCGCAAGGAGGGCGAGCCAGGGAGCCTCTTTGGCTTCTCTGTGGCTCTGCATCGGCAGTTGCAGCCCGGACCCCAAAGCTG TCCTTCAACACTCTGCCTGGTACCGAGGACTTGGGCCTGGGCAGCTCTGGGGAGGTGGCCACCAACTCCTGCCGCTGCCCCACCGTGCAGGCTGCTGGTGGGcgctccccaggccctggccctgcctgggCAGCAGGCGAATCGTACTGGAGGCCTCTTCGCTTGCCCCCTGAGCCTGGAAGAGACTGACTGCTACAGAGTGGACATCGACCGGGGAG CTGACGTGCAGAAGGAGAGTAAGGAGAaccagtggttgggagtcagtGTTCGGAGCCAGGGACCTGGGGGCAAGATTGTT ACCTGTGCACACCGATACGAGGCGCGGCAGCGTGTGGACCAGACACTGGAGACGAGGGACGTGATTGGTCGCTGCTTTGTGCTAAGCCAGGATCTGGCCGTCCGCGATGAGCTGGATGGCGGGGAGTGGAAGTTCTGTGAGGGACGCCCCCAGGGCCACGAGCAATTTGGGTTCTGCCAGCAGGGCACGGCTGCTGCCTTCTCCCCCGACAGCCACTACCTCCTCTTTGGGGCCCCAGGAACCTATAACTGGAAGG GCACGGCCAGGGTGGAGCTCTGTGTGCAGGGCTCAGCGGACCTGGCACATCTGGACGACGGGCCCTACGAGGCGGGGGGTGAGAAGGAGCAGGACCCCCGCCTCATCCCTGTCCCTGCCAACAGCTACTTTG GTTTCTCCATCGACTCGGGGAAGAGTCTGGTGCGAGCAGAGGAGCTGAGCTTTGTGGCAGGGGCCCCCCGTGCCAACCACAAGGGTGCTGTGGTCATTCTGCGCAAAGACAGCGCCAGTCGCCTGGTGCCTGAAGTTATGCTGTCCGGGGAGCGCCTGACCTCTGGCTTTGGCTACTCGCTGGCGGTGGCTGACCTTAACAATGACGG cTGGACAGATCTGGTAGTGGGTGCCCCCTACTTCTTTGAGCGCCAAGAAGAACTGGGGGGTGCCGTGTATGTGTACATGAACCAGGGGGGTCACTGGGCTGGGGTCTCCCCTCTCCGGCTCTGCGGCTCTCCTGACTCCATGTTTGGGATCAGTCTGGCTGTCCTGGGGGACCTCAACCAAGATGGCTTCCCAG ACCTTGCTGTAGGGGCTCCCTTCGACGGGGATGGGAAAGTCTTTATCTACCACGGGAGCAGCCTGGGGCTTGTCGTCAAACCTTCCCAG GTGCTGGAGGGCGAGGCTGTGGGCATAAGGAGCTTTGGCTACTCTCTGTCGGGCGGCCTGGATGTGGATGGGAACCGCTACCCGGACCTGCTGGTGGGCTCCCTGGCCGACACTGCCGTGCTCTTCAG ggccaGGCCTGTCCTCCACGTCTCCCACGAGGTCTCTATTCTTCCAAGAAGCATCGACCTAGAACAGCCCAACTGCGCCAGTGGCCACTCAGTCTG CATGGACCTCAGGGTCTGTTTCAGCTACATTGCATCGCCCAGCAGCTACAGCCCCGCTGTGG CCCTGGAGTACACGATAGACGGGGACACGGACCGGAGGCTCCGGGGACAGGTGCCCCGTGTAACCTTCCTGAGCCGTGGCCCAGATGACCCCAAGCACCAGGCCTCGGGCACCGTGTGGCTGAAACACCAGCATGACCGAGTCTGTGGAGACACTATGCTTCAGCTCCAG GAGAATGTCAAAGACAAGCTTCGGGCCATCGTGGTGACTCTGTCCTATAGTCTCCAGACCCCTCGGCTCCGGCGACAGGCTCCTGCCCAGGGGCTGCCCCCCGTGGCCCCCATCCTCAATGCCCACCAGCCCAGCACCCAGCGGACAGAG ATCCACTTTCTGAAGCAAGGCTGTGGTGAAGACAAGGTGTGTCAGAGCAACCTGCAGCTGGTCCACGCCCGGTTCTGCACCCGTGTCAGCGACACGGAGTTTCAGCCTCTGCCCAT GGATGCGGATGGGACGACAGCCCTGTTTGCACTGAGTGGGCAGCCAGTCATCGGCCTGGAGCTGAAGGTCACCAATCTGCCTTCggacccagcccagccccaggctgaTGGGGATGACGCCCATGAAGCCCAGCTCCTGGtcaccctccctgcctctctgcacTATTCAGGAGTCCGGGCCCTGGACCCTGCG GAGAAGCCGCTGTGCCTGTCCAATGAGAACGCCTCCCATGTTGAGTGTGAGCTGGGGAACCCCATGAAGAGAGGTGCCCAG GCCACCTTCTACCTCATCCTTAGCACCTCAGGGATCACCATTGAGACCACAGAGCTGGAGGTGGAGCTGCTGTTGGCCAC GATCAGCGAGCAGGAGCTGCGGCCGGTCTCTGCCCGAGCCCGTGTCTTCATCGAGCTGCCGCTGTCCATCACGGG GGTGGCCATTCCCCAGCAGCTCTTCTTCTCCGGTGTGGTGCGGGGCGAGAGCGCCATGCAGTCTGAGCGGGACGTGGGCAGCAAGGTCAAGTATGAGGTTACG GTCTCCAACCAAGGCCAGTCACTCAAGACCCTGGGCTCGGCCTTCCTCAACATCATGTGGCCCCACGAGATTGCCAACGGGAAGTGGCTGCTGTACCCCATGCGGGTGGAGCTGGAGGGCGGGCAGGGGCCGGGGACGAGGGGACTCTGTTCCCCCAGGCCCAACGTCCTCCACCTGGTGAGGCTTAGGCGAG gaTGTGGACAGCAGGGACAGGAGGCGGCGGGAGCTGGGGCAGCCGGAGCCACGGGAGCCTCACGAGCAGCCGGAGCCCAGCACGTCCTGGTGGCCAGTGTCCTCTGCTGA
- the ITGA7 gene encoding integrin alpha-7 isoform X3 produces the protein MAGTPGRDPWGAPGICYLLGSLLVGLLFPGAVAFNLDVMGALRKEGEPGSLFGFSVALHRQLQPGPQSWLLVGAPQALALPGQQANRTGGLFACPLSLEETDCYRVDIDRGADVQKESKENQWLGVSVRSQGPGGKIVTCAHRYEARQRVDQTLETRDVIGRCFVLSQDLAVRDELDGGEWKFCEGRPQGHEQFGFCQQGTAAAFSPDSHYLLFGAPGTYNWKGTARVELCVQGSADLAHLDDGPYEAGGEKEQDPRLIPVPANSYFGFSIDSGKSLVRAEELSFVAGAPRANHKGAVVILRKDSASRLVPEVMLSGERLTSGFGYSLAVADLNNDGWTDLVVGAPYFFERQEELGGAVYVYMNQGGHWAGVSPLRLCGSPDSMFGISLAVLGDLNQDGFPDLAVGAPFDGDGKVFIYHGSSLGLVVKPSQVLEGEAVGIRSFGYSLSGGLDVDGNRYPDLLVGSLADTAVLFRARPVLHVSHEVSILPRSIDLEQPNCASGHSVCMDLRVCFSYIASPSSYSPAVALEYTIDGDTDRRLRGQVPRVTFLSRGPDDPKHQASGTVWLKHQHDRVCGDTMLQLQENVKDKLRAIVVTLSYSLQTPRLRRQAPAQGLPPVAPILNAHQPSTQRTEIHFLKQGCGEDKVCQSNLQLVHARFCTRVSDTEFQPLPMDADGTTALFALSGQPVIGLELKVTNLPSDPAQPQADGDDAHEAQLLVTLPASLHYSGVRALDPAEKPLCLSNENASHVECELGNPMKRGAQATFYLILSTSGITIETTELEVELLLATISEQELRPVSARARVFIELPLSITGVAIPQQLFFSGVVRGESAMQSERDVGSKVKYEVTVSNQGQSLKTLGSAFLNIMWPHEIANGKWLLYPMRVELEGGQGPGTRGLCSPRPNVLHLDVDSRDRRRRELGQPEPREPHEQPEPSTSWWPVSSAEKKKNVTLDCTRGTASCVVFSCPLYSFDRAAVLHVWGRLWNSTFLEEYSAVKSLEVIVQANITVKSSIKNLLLRDASTVIPVMVYLDPVAVVAEGVPWWAILLAVLAGLLVLALLVLLMWKMGFFKRARYPEATVPQYHAVKIPREDRQQFKEEKTGTILRNNWGGPRGGGPDAHPILAADGHPEPGSDGHPVPGTA, from the exons ATGGCAGGGACTCCGGGCCGCGATCCATGGGGGGCCCCTGGCATTTGTTACCTTCTTGGCTCCCTGCTTGTCGGACTGCTCTTCCCAGGGGCTGTCGCCTTCAATCTGGACGTGATGGGCGCCCTGCGCAAGGAGGGCGAGCCAGGGAGCCTCTTTGGCTTCTCTGTGGCTCTGCATCGGCAGTTGCAGCCCGGACCCCAAAGCTG GCTGCTGGTGGGcgctccccaggccctggccctgcctgggCAGCAGGCGAATCGTACTGGAGGCCTCTTCGCTTGCCCCCTGAGCCTGGAAGAGACTGACTGCTACAGAGTGGACATCGACCGGGGAG CTGACGTGCAGAAGGAGAGTAAGGAGAaccagtggttgggagtcagtGTTCGGAGCCAGGGACCTGGGGGCAAGATTGTT ACCTGTGCACACCGATACGAGGCGCGGCAGCGTGTGGACCAGACACTGGAGACGAGGGACGTGATTGGTCGCTGCTTTGTGCTAAGCCAGGATCTGGCCGTCCGCGATGAGCTGGATGGCGGGGAGTGGAAGTTCTGTGAGGGACGCCCCCAGGGCCACGAGCAATTTGGGTTCTGCCAGCAGGGCACGGCTGCTGCCTTCTCCCCCGACAGCCACTACCTCCTCTTTGGGGCCCCAGGAACCTATAACTGGAAGG GCACGGCCAGGGTGGAGCTCTGTGTGCAGGGCTCAGCGGACCTGGCACATCTGGACGACGGGCCCTACGAGGCGGGGGGTGAGAAGGAGCAGGACCCCCGCCTCATCCCTGTCCCTGCCAACAGCTACTTTG GTTTCTCCATCGACTCGGGGAAGAGTCTGGTGCGAGCAGAGGAGCTGAGCTTTGTGGCAGGGGCCCCCCGTGCCAACCACAAGGGTGCTGTGGTCATTCTGCGCAAAGACAGCGCCAGTCGCCTGGTGCCTGAAGTTATGCTGTCCGGGGAGCGCCTGACCTCTGGCTTTGGCTACTCGCTGGCGGTGGCTGACCTTAACAATGACGG cTGGACAGATCTGGTAGTGGGTGCCCCCTACTTCTTTGAGCGCCAAGAAGAACTGGGGGGTGCCGTGTATGTGTACATGAACCAGGGGGGTCACTGGGCTGGGGTCTCCCCTCTCCGGCTCTGCGGCTCTCCTGACTCCATGTTTGGGATCAGTCTGGCTGTCCTGGGGGACCTCAACCAAGATGGCTTCCCAG ACCTTGCTGTAGGGGCTCCCTTCGACGGGGATGGGAAAGTCTTTATCTACCACGGGAGCAGCCTGGGGCTTGTCGTCAAACCTTCCCAG GTGCTGGAGGGCGAGGCTGTGGGCATAAGGAGCTTTGGCTACTCTCTGTCGGGCGGCCTGGATGTGGATGGGAACCGCTACCCGGACCTGCTGGTGGGCTCCCTGGCCGACACTGCCGTGCTCTTCAG ggccaGGCCTGTCCTCCACGTCTCCCACGAGGTCTCTATTCTTCCAAGAAGCATCGACCTAGAACAGCCCAACTGCGCCAGTGGCCACTCAGTCTG CATGGACCTCAGGGTCTGTTTCAGCTACATTGCATCGCCCAGCAGCTACAGCCCCGCTGTGG CCCTGGAGTACACGATAGACGGGGACACGGACCGGAGGCTCCGGGGACAGGTGCCCCGTGTAACCTTCCTGAGCCGTGGCCCAGATGACCCCAAGCACCAGGCCTCGGGCACCGTGTGGCTGAAACACCAGCATGACCGAGTCTGTGGAGACACTATGCTTCAGCTCCAG GAGAATGTCAAAGACAAGCTTCGGGCCATCGTGGTGACTCTGTCCTATAGTCTCCAGACCCCTCGGCTCCGGCGACAGGCTCCTGCCCAGGGGCTGCCCCCCGTGGCCCCCATCCTCAATGCCCACCAGCCCAGCACCCAGCGGACAGAG ATCCACTTTCTGAAGCAAGGCTGTGGTGAAGACAAGGTGTGTCAGAGCAACCTGCAGCTGGTCCACGCCCGGTTCTGCACCCGTGTCAGCGACACGGAGTTTCAGCCTCTGCCCAT GGATGCGGATGGGACGACAGCCCTGTTTGCACTGAGTGGGCAGCCAGTCATCGGCCTGGAGCTGAAGGTCACCAATCTGCCTTCggacccagcccagccccaggctgaTGGGGATGACGCCCATGAAGCCCAGCTCCTGGtcaccctccctgcctctctgcacTATTCAGGAGTCCGGGCCCTGGACCCTGCG GAGAAGCCGCTGTGCCTGTCCAATGAGAACGCCTCCCATGTTGAGTGTGAGCTGGGGAACCCCATGAAGAGAGGTGCCCAG GCCACCTTCTACCTCATCCTTAGCACCTCAGGGATCACCATTGAGACCACAGAGCTGGAGGTGGAGCTGCTGTTGGCCAC GATCAGCGAGCAGGAGCTGCGGCCGGTCTCTGCCCGAGCCCGTGTCTTCATCGAGCTGCCGCTGTCCATCACGGG GGTGGCCATTCCCCAGCAGCTCTTCTTCTCCGGTGTGGTGCGGGGCGAGAGCGCCATGCAGTCTGAGCGGGACGTGGGCAGCAAGGTCAAGTATGAGGTTACG GTCTCCAACCAAGGCCAGTCACTCAAGACCCTGGGCTCGGCCTTCCTCAACATCATGTGGCCCCACGAGATTGCCAACGGGAAGTGGCTGCTGTACCCCATGCGGGTGGAGCTGGAGGGCGGGCAGGGGCCGGGGACGAGGGGACTCTGTTCCCCCAGGCCCAACGTCCTCCACCTG gaTGTGGACAGCAGGGACAGGAGGCGGCGGGAGCTGGGGCAGCCGGAGCCACGGGAGCCTCACGAGCAGCCGGAGCCCAGCACGTCCTGGTGGCCAGTGTCCTCTGCTGAGAAGAAGAAAAACGTCACCCTG GACTGCACCCGGGGCACGGCCAGCTGCGTGGTGTTCAGCTGCCCTCTCTACAGCTTTGACCGTGCAGCTGTGCTGCATGTCTGGGGCCGCCTCTGGAACAGCACCTTCCTGGAG GAGTACTCAGCTGTGAAGTCCCTGGAAGTGATTGTTCAAGCCAACATCACCGTGAAGTCCTCCATCAAGAACTTGCTGCTCAGAGATGCCTCCACAGTG ATCCCAGTGATGGTATACCTGGACCCTGTGGCTGTGGTGGCAGAAGGAGTCCCCTGGTGGGCCATCCTTCTGGCTGTACTGGCCGGGCTGCTGGTGCTGGCGCTGCTGGTGCTGCTGATGTGGAAG ATGGGATTCTTCAAGCGGGCGCGGTACCCCGAAGCCACTGTGCCCCAGTACCACGCGGTGAAGATCCCACGGGAAGACCGGCAACAGTTCAAGGAAGAGAAGACGGGCACCATCCTGAGGAATAACTGGGGCGGCCCCCGGGGCGGAGGGCCCGATGCACACCCCATCCTGGCTGCGGATGGGCACCCGGAGCCGGGCTCCGATGGgcaccctgtgccaggcactgcctag
- the ITGA7 gene encoding integrin alpha-7 isoform X9 — MAGTPGRDPWGAPGICYLLGSLLVGLLFPGAVAFNLDVMGALRKEGEPGSLFGFSVALHRQLQPGPQSWLLVGAPQALALPGQQANRTGGLFACPLSLEETDCYRVDIDRGADVQKESKENQWLGVSVRSQGPGGKIVTCAHRYEARQRVDQTLETRDVIGRCFVLSQDLAVRDELDGGEWKFCEGRPQGHEQFGFCQQGTAAAFSPDSHYLLFGAPGTYNWKGTARVELCVQGSADLAHLDDGPYEAGGEKEQDPRLIPVPANSYFGLLFVTNIDSSDPDQLVYKTLDPADRLPGPAGDLALNSYLGFSIDSGKSLVRAEELSFVAGAPRANHKGAVVILRKDSASRLVPEVMLSGERLTSGFGYSLAVADLNNDGWTDLVVGAPYFFERQEELGGAVYVYMNQGGHWAGVSPLRLCGSPDSMFGISLAVLGDLNQDGFPDLAVGAPFDGDGKVFIYHGSSLGLVVKPSQVLEGEAVGIRSFGYSLSGGLDVDGNRYPDLLVGSLADTAVLFRARPVLHVSHEVSILPRSIDLEQPNCASGHSVCMDLRVCFSYIASPSSYSPAVALEYTIDGDTDRRLRGQVPRVTFLSRGPDDPKHQASGTVWLKHQHDRVCGDTMLQLQENVKDKLRAIVVTLSYSLQTPRLRRQAPAQGLPPVAPILNAHQPSTQRTEIHFLKQGCGEDKVCQSNLQLVHARFCTRVSDTEFQPLPMDADGTTALFALSGQPVIGLELKVTNLPSDPAQPQADGDDAHEAQLLVTLPASLHYSGVRALDPAEKPLCLSNENASHVECELGNPMKRGAQATFYLILSTSGITIETTELEVELLLATISEQELRPVSARARVFIELPLSITGVAIPQQLFFSGVVRGESAMQSERDVGSKVKYEVTVSNQGQSLKTLGSAFLNIMWPHEIANGKWLLYPMRVELEGGQGPGTRGLCSPRPNVLHLDVDSRDRRRRELGQPEPREPHEQPEPSTSWWPVSSAEKKKNVTLDCTRGTASCVVFSCPLYSFDRAAVLHVWGRLWNSTFLEEYSAVKSLEVIVQANITVKSSIKNLLLRDASTVIPVMVYLDPVAVVAEGVPWWAILLAVLAGLLVLALLVLLMWKMGFFKRARYPEATVPQYHAVKIPREDRQQFKEEKTGTILRNNWGGPRGGGPDAHPILAADGHPEPGSDGHPVPGTA; from the exons ATGGCAGGGACTCCGGGCCGCGATCCATGGGGGGCCCCTGGCATTTGTTACCTTCTTGGCTCCCTGCTTGTCGGACTGCTCTTCCCAGGGGCTGTCGCCTTCAATCTGGACGTGATGGGCGCCCTGCGCAAGGAGGGCGAGCCAGGGAGCCTCTTTGGCTTCTCTGTGGCTCTGCATCGGCAGTTGCAGCCCGGACCCCAAAGCTG GCTGCTGGTGGGcgctccccaggccctggccctgcctgggCAGCAGGCGAATCGTACTGGAGGCCTCTTCGCTTGCCCCCTGAGCCTGGAAGAGACTGACTGCTACAGAGTGGACATCGACCGGGGAG CTGACGTGCAGAAGGAGAGTAAGGAGAaccagtggttgggagtcagtGTTCGGAGCCAGGGACCTGGGGGCAAGATTGTT ACCTGTGCACACCGATACGAGGCGCGGCAGCGTGTGGACCAGACACTGGAGACGAGGGACGTGATTGGTCGCTGCTTTGTGCTAAGCCAGGATCTGGCCGTCCGCGATGAGCTGGATGGCGGGGAGTGGAAGTTCTGTGAGGGACGCCCCCAGGGCCACGAGCAATTTGGGTTCTGCCAGCAGGGCACGGCTGCTGCCTTCTCCCCCGACAGCCACTACCTCCTCTTTGGGGCCCCAGGAACCTATAACTGGAAGG GCACGGCCAGGGTGGAGCTCTGTGTGCAGGGCTCAGCGGACCTGGCACATCTGGACGACGGGCCCTACGAGGCGGGGGGTGAGAAGGAGCAGGACCCCCGCCTCATCCCTGTCCCTGCCAACAGCTACTTTG GGTTGCTCTTTGTGACCAACATTGATAGCTCAGACCCTGACCAGCTGGTGTATAAAACTTTGGACCCTGCTGACCGGCTCCCAGGACCAGCCGGAGACTTGGCCCTGAATAGCTACTTAG GTTTCTCCATCGACTCGGGGAAGAGTCTGGTGCGAGCAGAGGAGCTGAGCTTTGTGGCAGGGGCCCCCCGTGCCAACCACAAGGGTGCTGTGGTCATTCTGCGCAAAGACAGCGCCAGTCGCCTGGTGCCTGAAGTTATGCTGTCCGGGGAGCGCCTGACCTCTGGCTTTGGCTACTCGCTGGCGGTGGCTGACCTTAACAATGACGG cTGGACAGATCTGGTAGTGGGTGCCCCCTACTTCTTTGAGCGCCAAGAAGAACTGGGGGGTGCCGTGTATGTGTACATGAACCAGGGGGGTCACTGGGCTGGGGTCTCCCCTCTCCGGCTCTGCGGCTCTCCTGACTCCATGTTTGGGATCAGTCTGGCTGTCCTGGGGGACCTCAACCAAGATGGCTTCCCAG ACCTTGCTGTAGGGGCTCCCTTCGACGGGGATGGGAAAGTCTTTATCTACCACGGGAGCAGCCTGGGGCTTGTCGTCAAACCTTCCCAG GTGCTGGAGGGCGAGGCTGTGGGCATAAGGAGCTTTGGCTACTCTCTGTCGGGCGGCCTGGATGTGGATGGGAACCGCTACCCGGACCTGCTGGTGGGCTCCCTGGCCGACACTGCCGTGCTCTTCAG ggccaGGCCTGTCCTCCACGTCTCCCACGAGGTCTCTATTCTTCCAAGAAGCATCGACCTAGAACAGCCCAACTGCGCCAGTGGCCACTCAGTCTG CATGGACCTCAGGGTCTGTTTCAGCTACATTGCATCGCCCAGCAGCTACAGCCCCGCTGTGG CCCTGGAGTACACGATAGACGGGGACACGGACCGGAGGCTCCGGGGACAGGTGCCCCGTGTAACCTTCCTGAGCCGTGGCCCAGATGACCCCAAGCACCAGGCCTCGGGCACCGTGTGGCTGAAACACCAGCATGACCGAGTCTGTGGAGACACTATGCTTCAGCTCCAG GAGAATGTCAAAGACAAGCTTCGGGCCATCGTGGTGACTCTGTCCTATAGTCTCCAGACCCCTCGGCTCCGGCGACAGGCTCCTGCCCAGGGGCTGCCCCCCGTGGCCCCCATCCTCAATGCCCACCAGCCCAGCACCCAGCGGACAGAG ATCCACTTTCTGAAGCAAGGCTGTGGTGAAGACAAGGTGTGTCAGAGCAACCTGCAGCTGGTCCACGCCCGGTTCTGCACCCGTGTCAGCGACACGGAGTTTCAGCCTCTGCCCAT GGATGCGGATGGGACGACAGCCCTGTTTGCACTGAGTGGGCAGCCAGTCATCGGCCTGGAGCTGAAGGTCACCAATCTGCCTTCggacccagcccagccccaggctgaTGGGGATGACGCCCATGAAGCCCAGCTCCTGGtcaccctccctgcctctctgcacTATTCAGGAGTCCGGGCCCTGGACCCTGCG GAGAAGCCGCTGTGCCTGTCCAATGAGAACGCCTCCCATGTTGAGTGTGAGCTGGGGAACCCCATGAAGAGAGGTGCCCAG GCCACCTTCTACCTCATCCTTAGCACCTCAGGGATCACCATTGAGACCACAGAGCTGGAGGTGGAGCTGCTGTTGGCCAC GATCAGCGAGCAGGAGCTGCGGCCGGTCTCTGCCCGAGCCCGTGTCTTCATCGAGCTGCCGCTGTCCATCACGGG GGTGGCCATTCCCCAGCAGCTCTTCTTCTCCGGTGTGGTGCGGGGCGAGAGCGCCATGCAGTCTGAGCGGGACGTGGGCAGCAAGGTCAAGTATGAGGTTACG GTCTCCAACCAAGGCCAGTCACTCAAGACCCTGGGCTCGGCCTTCCTCAACATCATGTGGCCCCACGAGATTGCCAACGGGAAGTGGCTGCTGTACCCCATGCGGGTGGAGCTGGAGGGCGGGCAGGGGCCGGGGACGAGGGGACTCTGTTCCCCCAGGCCCAACGTCCTCCACCTG gaTGTGGACAGCAGGGACAGGAGGCGGCGGGAGCTGGGGCAGCCGGAGCCACGGGAGCCTCACGAGCAGCCGGAGCCCAGCACGTCCTGGTGGCCAGTGTCCTCTGCTGAGAAGAAGAAAAACGTCACCCTG GACTGCACCCGGGGCACGGCCAGCTGCGTGGTGTTCAGCTGCCCTCTCTACAGCTTTGACCGTGCAGCTGTGCTGCATGTCTGGGGCCGCCTCTGGAACAGCACCTTCCTGGAG GAGTACTCAGCTGTGAAGTCCCTGGAAGTGATTGTTCAAGCCAACATCACCGTGAAGTCCTCCATCAAGAACTTGCTGCTCAGAGATGCCTCCACAGTG ATCCCAGTGATGGTATACCTGGACCCTGTGGCTGTGGTGGCAGAAGGAGTCCCCTGGTGGGCCATCCTTCTGGCTGTACTGGCCGGGCTGCTGGTGCTGGCGCTGCTGGTGCTGCTGATGTGGAAG ATGGGATTCTTCAAGCGGGCGCGGTACCCCGAAGCCACTGTGCCCCAGTACCACGCGGTGAAGATCCCACGGGAAGACCGGCAACAGTTCAAGGAAGAGAAGACGGGCACCATCCTGAGGAATAACTGGGGCGGCCCCCGGGGCGGAGGGCCCGATGCACACCCCATCCTGGCTGCGGATGGGCACCCGGAGCCGGGCTCCGATGGgcaccctgtgccaggcactgcctag